The following coding sequences lie in one Arachis ipaensis cultivar K30076 chromosome B03, Araip1.1, whole genome shotgun sequence genomic window:
- the LOC107629900 gene encoding external alternative NAD(P)H-ubiquinone oxidoreductase B1, mitochondrial encodes MKMGSFFMRASNALKGYPSSSKLLLLCTLSISGGGVVAYSESRSESEHPIIDAHVAPKKKVVVLGTGWAGTSFLKDLDASRYDVQVVSPRNYFAFTPLLPSVTCGTVEARSIVEPVRTLIKKNKGEIKYWEAECVKIDAANRKVFCKDNINNLVGRGEFSLDYDFLVLAVGSQVNTFNTPGVKENCHFLKDIEDAKRIRLSITDCFEKAVLPSLSEEERRSNLHFVVVGGGPTGVEFAAELHDYVQEDLTNLYPAVKDSVKITLIQSGDHILNTFDKRISTFAEQKFSRDGIEVQTGCRVISVSDKEITMKVKSTGEICSVPHGLIVWSTGISTIPVIRDFMEQVGQGKRRVLAIDEWLRVKGCEDVYAVGDCCTIDQRKIMDDISAIFAAADKNNSGTLTLEEFQDVMDDILLRYPQVELFMKKKHLLDFTSLWLDSQGNERKEIDIEGFKQALSHADSQMKSLPATAQVAAQQGTYLARCFNRMDQCEENPEGPRRFRGTGRHKFLPFRYKHFGQFAPLGGEQAAAELPGDWVSMGHSTQWLWYSVYASKQVSWRTRVLVISDWTRRFIFGRDSSRV; translated from the exons ATGAAGATGGGTTCCTTCTTCATGAGGGCCTCCAATGCTCTCAAAGGCTACCCTTCATCCTCCAAGCTTCTTCTTCTCTGCACTCTCAGCATCAG TGGTGGAGGTGTAGTGGCATACTCAGAATCACGATCAGAAAGCGAACATCCTATTATTGATGCTCATGTAGCCCCAAAAAAGAAAGTAGTGGTTCTTGGAACAGGATGGGCTGGTACCAGTTTCCTTAAGGATCTGGATGCCTCACGATACGATGTTCAGGTTGTTTCGCCTCGGAACTACTTTGCATTCACTCCCTTGTTACCCAGTGTCACTTGTGGAACAGTTGAAGCTCGAAGCATCGTAGAGCCAGTTCGGACCTTAATAAAAAAG AATAAAGGTGAAATAAAATATTGGGAGGCAGAGTGTGTCAAGATTGATGCTGCAAACAGAAAGGTCTTTTGTAAAGACAATATCAACAACTTAGTGGGAAGGGGCGAATTTTCGTTGGACTACGACTTCTTGGTTTTAGCAGTAGGATCACAAGTAAATACTTTTAACACCCCTGGAGTGAAAGAGAACTGCCACTTTCTGAAG gatatCGAGGATGCTAAGAGGATCAGGCTGTCTATCACAGATTGCTTTGAGAAGGCTGTTCTTCCTAGTCTATCTGAAGAAGAGCGAAGGTCGAATCTTCATTTTGTAGTTGTTGGTGGGGGTCCAACTGGAGTAGAATTTGCTGCAGAGCTCCATGATTATGTCCAAGAAGATTTGACGAACTTATATCCAGCCGTTAAGGATTCGGTGAAGATAACATTGATTCAATCAGGAGATCACATCCTGAATAC GTTTGATAAAAGAATAAGTACATTTGCTGAGCAGAAATTTTCAAGAGACGGTATAGAGGTTCAAACAGGATGTCGTGTCATCAGTGTTAGCGACAAGGAAATTACAATGAAGGTGAAATCAACAGGAGAGATATGCTCTGTGCCGCATGGATTGATTGTCTGGTCCACTGGCATTTCAACTATTCCTGTTATAAGGGACTTTATGGAACAAGTTGGTCAG GGTAAAAGACGTGTACTAGCAATCGACGAATGGTTGCGAGTAAAAGGATGTGAAGATGTGTATGCTGTTGGTGATTGTTGTACAATAGATCAACGAAAGATCATG GATGATATCTCAGCCATATTTGCGGCTGCAGACAAAAATAACTCCGGTACCTTAACCCTGGAAGAATTCCAAGATGTGATGGATGACATCTTATTAAGATATCCACAAGTTGAACTTTTTATGAAGAAAAAGCATCTTCTTGATTTCACCTCTCTGTGGTTAGATTCACAAGGGAATGAAAGAAAAGAGATAGACATAGAAGGGTTTAAGCAGGCTCTTTCTCATGCGGATTCACAGATGAAGAGTCTTCCAGCTACTGCACAG GTTGCTGCCCAACAAGGTACCTATCTAGCTAGATGCTTTAACCGCATGGATCAATGTGAAGAGAATCCTGAAGGTCCACGGCGATTTAGAGGAACCGGACGTCATAAGTTCCTTCCCTTCCG GTATAAGCATTTTGGGCAATTCGCACCGTTGGGTGGCGAGCAAGCGGCCGCAGAACTTCCCGGGGACTGGGTTTCCATGGGTCACAGCACTCAATGGCTCTGGTATTCTGTATATGCAAG CAAGCAAGTGAGCTGGCGCACAAGAGTATTGGTCATATCTGATTGGACTAGAAGATTCATTTTTGGAAGAGACTCAAGTCGTGTTTAA